In the Agrococcus beijingensis genome, CGCGCCGCGGCGAGGCTCTGACAGCGCGAGACCTGCACCTCGATGCCGTCGGGCTCGGCAACGGATTGGCGGGCGTAGATTGCGGCGCGGACGGGGCTTGTCGGGGTCATGGACTTAGTGTGCCCTACCCCACCCACCGCCGCGGCCGTGGGGTTCGCCGGGCTGCTGGTGGTGATCCTGCGCTCCGATGAGGTGCGCGCGGTGCTCACCGACATGGTGCAGCGCGCGCTGACCGTGCAGTAGATGCGGCCGTCCAGGAAGGCGCTGGACGGCCTCCGCGGCGAGCTCGGTGCGGTCACGGCCGAGCTCGCCGCGGCGCTGCCGGCGGCGGTGCTCGCGATCGGCATCGCCGTGGCGGCGGTGGCTGCGACCGCTGCCCAGGTGGGGCTCGAGCAGTCGGCCGGAGCTGCGGCGCGAGCAGCCGGTCGCGGCGACGATCCGGCGCTCTACGCCGACGGCGCGGCGCTGCGGGTCGAGCCGCAGGGAGAGCTGGTGTGCGCGGTGCTCGAGCGGCCGGCGCTGGGCGGGGCGCTGACGCTGCGGGCCCGGAGCTGCGCGCACGGCGGCGGTCGATGATGCGAGCTCGCGCGAGCGGCGAGCGGGCCTGGCGCGGCGAGGGCGGCGCCGGGGCCGCGCTGGCGCTCGCGATCGCGACCGCTGCGCTGCTGCTGGCGCTGCTGGTCGTCGGTGCCGGCACGGCCTCGATCGCGCAGGCGCGGGCTGCTGCCGCCACCGATGCCGCGGCGCTGGCTGCGGCCGACGCGCTCGCCGGATTCGCCGACGGCGCGCCGTGCGCGCTCGCCCAGGCGGTCGCGTCGGCCAGCGGCGCGCGGCTCGAGGGCTGCGCGCTGCGCGGGCTGGAGGCGAGCGTGACGACGGCCGTCCCGGTGGGCCCGTGGAACGCATCCGGCACCGCCATCGCGGGCCCGCCGACAGGGAGCGTGCCATGACGGCGTGTGTACAGTGTCGATCCGTGGCCTCTCTGCCACGACAACCCCCAGGAAGCAGTGAGCGTGAGCATGGGCAAGAAGCTCGTCATCGTCGAGTCCCCGGCGAAGGGCAAGACGATCGAGCGGTACCTCGGTGAGGGATACCAGGTGCTGGCATCGGTCGGCCACATCCGCGACCTCGTGAGCCCTCGCGACCTGCCAGCCGAGCTGAAGAAGGGCTCGTACGGCAAGTTCGCCGTCGACGTCGACAACGGCTTCGCTCCTTATTACGTCGTCAGCGACGAGAAGAAGAAGACCGTCGCCGAGCTGAAGCGGGCGCTCAAGGACGCCGACGAGCTGATCCTCGCCACGGATGAGGACCGCGAGGGAGAGGCCATCGCCTGGCACCTGCTCGAGGTGCTGAAGCCCAAGGTGCCGGTGAAGCGGATGGTGTTCCACGAGATCACCAAGGACGCCATCGAGGAGGCCCGCAACTCGATGCGCGAGCTGAACATGCCGCTCGTCGACGCGCAGGAGACCCGGCGGATCCTCGACCGCCTGTACGGCTACGAGGTCAGCCCCGTGCTGTGGCGCAAGGTGCGCCAGGGCCTGTCGGCCGGGCGCGTGCAGTCGCCCACCGCGCGACTGATCGTCGACCGCGAGCGCGAGCGCATGGCTTTCGTGCCCGCCGCCTACTGGAGCCTCACCGCGCAGTTCGAGGCCGACGCCTCCCGCTTCGGCGCCCGCCTGGTGCGCCTCGACGGCGCGCGCGTTGCCACCGGCAGCGACTTCGACGACCGCGGCCAGATCAAGGGCGTGCGCACGATCCTCGACGCGCCCGCCGCCGAGGCGCTCGCGACCGAGCTCGAGCAGGCAGCCTTCACGGTCGCCGGCGTCGAGTCGAAGCCCTACCGCCGCCGCCCCTCGGCGCCGTTCACCACGTCGACGCTGCAGCAGGAGGCGGGCCGCAAGCTCAAGCTCTCGGCGAAGCAGACGATGTCGGTCGCCCAGTCGCTCTACGAGCAGGGCTACATCACCTATATGCGCACCGACTCGCCATCGCTGTCGGGCCAGGCCATCAAGGCCGCCCGCGACCAGGCGACCGCGCTCTACGGCCCGGGCTCCATTCCGCAGGCGGCCCGCCACTACTCGGGCAAGTCGAAGTCGGCGCAGGAGGCGCACGAGGCGATCCGCCCTTCAGGCGACGCGTTCCGCACGCCGGCCGAGGTCAAGTCGTCGCTGACGCCCAACGAGCACCGGCTCTACGAGCTGATCTGGAAGCGCACGGTCGCCAGCCAGATGATCGACGCCACCGGCCAGACCGCCACGATCACGATCGCGAGCGAGAAGACCAGCCGCGGCGTCGCCGAGTTCACCGCCTCCGGCACCGTCATCACCGAGCCCGGCTTCCTGCAGGCGTATGAAGAGGGCAAGGATGCGTCGCGGTACGCCGACGACGCGGAGTCCGACTCGACCCTGCCCGACGTGAAGGCGAACGACCGGGTCGACCTCGCCGAGCTCGAGCGCAAGGACCACGTCACCACGCCCCCGCCGCGCTACACCGAGGCGAGCCTCGTCAAGGCGCTCGAAGAGCTCGAGATCGGCCGGCCGTCGACCTACGCGTCGATCATCGACACGATCGTGCGCCGCGGCTTCGTCACGCAGCGCGGCGGCGCGCTGGTGCCCGAGTGGATCGCGTTCTCGACCATCAAGCTGCTCGAGGACAACCTGGGCGACTACGTCGACTACGACTTCACCGCCGAGATGCTCGCCGACCTCGACCGCATCGCCGACGGCGAGCTCGACCGGCAGGACTGGCTGCAGCGCTTCTACTTCGGCAGCGACGTGCGGCCGGGCCTCAAGTCGACCGTCGAGAACCTCGGCGACATCGACGCGCGCGCGGTCAACTCGATCCCGGTCGCCGACGGGGTCATGCTGCGCGTCGGCCAGTACGGCCCCTACCTCGAGGGCACCGGCCCCGACGGCGAGGTCAAGCGCGCCAACATCCCCGAGGACCTCACGCCCGACCAGCTCACGCCCGAGAAGGCGGCAGAGCTGTTCGCCGAGGAGCCCGCGCAGGATCGCGTGCTCGGCCAGCACCCCGAGTCCGGCCTCGACGTGGTCGTGAAGAACGGCCGCTTCGGCCCCTACATCGAGGAGGCGCTGCCCGTCGAGCTCGACGACGAGGGCAAGCCCGTCGCGCCCAAGAAGGGGAAGGCCGCGCCCAAGCCGCGCCGCGCATCCCTCTTCAAGTCCATGGAGCCCGAGTCGGTCGACCTGCCGACCGCGCTCAAGCTGCTGAGCCTGCCGCGCGTCGTCGGCCTCGACCCGGAGTCTGGCGAGGAGATCTCGGCGCGCCCGGGCCGCTACGGGCCGTTCCTCACCAAGGGCACCGACACCCGGTCGCTCGAGGAGGAGGATCAGATCTTCTCGATCACGCTCGAGCAGGCGCTCGAGAAGTTCGCGCAGCCGAAGTACGGCGCCCGGAAGGCCTCGAGCGCGCTCAAGGAGTTCGACGCCGACCCCGTCTCGGGCAAGCCGATCAAGCTGCGCGACGGCCGCTTCGGCCCGTACGTGACCGACGGCGAGACGAACGCGACGATCCCGCGCGGCGAGGACGTCGAGGCGGTCACCTTCGAGCGCGCCGTCGAGCTGCTGCAGATCAAGCGCGAGAAGGGCCCCGCCAAGAAGCCGGTGCGCAAGGCGGCCGCCAAGCCTGCGGCCAAGAAGCCCGCCGCGAAGAAGCCTGCGGCCAAGAAGCCGGCCGCCAAGCCCGCCGCGAAGACGCCGCCGAAGACGACATGACCGGCGCCTTCATCACCCTCGAGGGCGGTGACGGCTCGGGCAAGTCGACGCAGGCCGCCCTGCTCGGCGACTGGCTCGAGGCGCAGGGCCGCACCGTCGTGCGCACCCGCGAGCCCGGCGGCACCGCGCTGGGCGTCGAGATCCGCCGGCTCGTGCAGCACACCGAGGGCCATGTCGCGCCGCGCGCCGAGGCGCTGCTCTACGCCGCCGACCGCGCGCACCACGTCGCGACGCTCGTGCGGCCCGCGCTCGAGCGGGGCGAGGTGGTCGTGCAGGACCGCTACCTCGACTCGTCCGTCGCCTACCAGGGCGCCGGTCGCGAGCTCGACGGCCAGCAGATCCGCGACCTGTCGCTGTGGGCCGCCGACGGGCTGCTGCCGCACCTGACGCTGCTGCTCGACATCGAGCCAGCGGCCGGGCGGGCGCGCATGGCCGCCCGCGCCGACGCCGTCTACGACCGGCTGGAGGAGACGGGCCTCGACTTCGCCGAGCGCGTGCGCGCCGCCTACCTGGGCCTCGCCCAGGCCGAGCCGGAGCGCTTCGCCGTCGTCGACGCATCCGGCACCCCCGACGAGGTGCACGCGAGCGTGGTGTCGCACGTGCGTGCGATGCTCGAGGCGCGCTGACACGCGCGGCGCGCACGGCAACGACAGGACGACGGGGAGCGATGAGCGACTGGAGCGAGATCGTCGGCCAGGCCGACGCGGTCGCGCAGCTGCGCCGCGCCGCCTCGGTCGAGGGCGAGGATGCCCGCGGCACCATGACGCACGCGTGGCTGCTGACCGGCCCGCCCGGCTCGGGCCGCTCGAACCTCGCCTACGTGTTCGCGAGCGCGCTGCTGTCGTCGCCGGCCGGCATCGAGCCCGAGGTGGCGACGCTCGTCGAGGCGCGCACGCACCCGGATCTCGTGACCCTCTCGACCGAGGGCGTGCTCATCACCATCGCGCAGGCCCGCACCGTCGTGCAGCGGGCGTCGCTCGCACCCTCGACCGCGCGCTACCGGGTCGTGGTCGTCGAGGACGCCGACCGGATGGCCGAGCGCACCTCGAACGCGCTGCTGAAGGCGCTCGAGGAGCCGCCGCCCGAGACGGTCTGGATCCTCTGCGCCCCCAGCGAGGCCGACCTGCTGCCGACGATCCGCTCGCGGGTGCGCACGGTCAACCTGCAGGTGCCCGACACCGCCGACGTGGCCCGGCTGCTCATGGAGCGCGACGGGGTGGATGCGGCGGTCGCCGAGCGCGCGGCGCGCGAGTCGCAGAGCCACATCGGCATGGCACGG is a window encoding:
- a CDS encoding Rv3654c family TadE-like protein; amino-acid sequence: MMRARASGERAWRGEGGAGAALALAIATAALLLALLVVGAGTASIAQARAAAATDAAALAAADALAGFADGAPCALAQAVASASGARLEGCALRGLEASVTTAVPVGPWNASGTAIAGPPTGSVP
- the topA gene encoding type I DNA topoisomerase, translating into MGKKLVIVESPAKGKTIERYLGEGYQVLASVGHIRDLVSPRDLPAELKKGSYGKFAVDVDNGFAPYYVVSDEKKKTVAELKRALKDADELILATDEDREGEAIAWHLLEVLKPKVPVKRMVFHEITKDAIEEARNSMRELNMPLVDAQETRRILDRLYGYEVSPVLWRKVRQGLSAGRVQSPTARLIVDRERERMAFVPAAYWSLTAQFEADASRFGARLVRLDGARVATGSDFDDRGQIKGVRTILDAPAAEALATELEQAAFTVAGVESKPYRRRPSAPFTTSTLQQEAGRKLKLSAKQTMSVAQSLYEQGYITYMRTDSPSLSGQAIKAARDQATALYGPGSIPQAARHYSGKSKSAQEAHEAIRPSGDAFRTPAEVKSSLTPNEHRLYELIWKRTVASQMIDATGQTATITIASEKTSRGVAEFTASGTVITEPGFLQAYEEGKDASRYADDAESDSTLPDVKANDRVDLAELERKDHVTTPPPRYTEASLVKALEELEIGRPSTYASIIDTIVRRGFVTQRGGALVPEWIAFSTIKLLEDNLGDYVDYDFTAEMLADLDRIADGELDRQDWLQRFYFGSDVRPGLKSTVENLGDIDARAVNSIPVADGVMLRVGQYGPYLEGTGPDGEVKRANIPEDLTPDQLTPEKAAELFAEEPAQDRVLGQHPESGLDVVVKNGRFGPYIEEALPVELDDEGKPVAPKKGKAAPKPRRASLFKSMEPESVDLPTALKLLSLPRVVGLDPESGEEISARPGRYGPFLTKGTDTRSLEEEDQIFSITLEQALEKFAQPKYGARKASSALKEFDADPVSGKPIKLRDGRFGPYVTDGETNATIPRGEDVEAVTFERAVELLQIKREKGPAKKPVRKAAAKPAAKKPAAKKPAAKKPAAKPAAKTPPKTT
- the tmk gene encoding dTMP kinase; the protein is MTGAFITLEGGDGSGKSTQAALLGDWLEAQGRTVVRTREPGGTALGVEIRRLVQHTEGHVAPRAEALLYAADRAHHVATLVRPALERGEVVVQDRYLDSSVAYQGAGRELDGQQIRDLSLWAADGLLPHLTLLLDIEPAAGRARMAARADAVYDRLEETGLDFAERVRAAYLGLAQAEPERFAVVDASGTPDEVHASVVSHVRAMLEAR
- a CDS encoding DNA polymerase III subunit delta' gives rise to the protein MSDWSEIVGQADAVAQLRRAASVEGEDARGTMTHAWLLTGPPGSGRSNLAYVFASALLSSPAGIEPEVATLVEARTHPDLVTLSTEGVLITIAQARTVVQRASLAPSTARYRVVVVEDADRMAERTSNALLKALEEPPPETVWILCAPSEADLLPTIRSRVRTVNLQVPDTADVARLLMERDGVDAAVAERAARESQSHIGMARRLGTSEEARARRAETLQIAMRVSTSASAVLAAARYVEIATADAEALSAERDGAERAQALHQLGIEPGGTVPPQLRKQIKELEDAQKQRAKRGMRDGVDRILVDLLSLYRDILMTQLGTGRELVNEAMRPTVQAAADYLARAAVIEVLDQLRLARERIEANVPPVLALEAMLVSAARAAQRR